A stretch of DNA from Gimesia chilikensis:
GTCGTGGGGGTACAGAGTTCCGATGCGGAACTTCAACAGGTGAAATCGATCGTCGATGCCGCCGGTCTGGGGATCTCCATGATCACAGCCGACATGAATATTCCTCAGAATAATGATCAGTCCCCCCAGGCACTGCAGGAATTCGAACCGACGCTGCACGTCGCTGAAATGCTGGGAAGCCCGCTGGTGCGAGTCTGCCTCAAACAGGAGTCCGATATCCCACACGCTCAGAGGGCCTGTGATCTGGCGGCAGAACGGGGTGTGCAGCTGGTACATCAGTTTCATCCAGCCTGTCTGTTCGAGGAACTGGAACGCTCGATCGAAGTCTTAAAGCAGATTGATCGTCCCAATTTTGGCGTGATCTATGAGGCGGCCAGCCTGCTGATGTGCGGACAGCCTTATGGCGAATCCGCCATACGGCAGATTCGACCCTGGCTGAAAAACGTGTATGTGCAGAATCTGGTGATCACCGAGGACGGGCCCGATCACCTGGAGACCTGGTGCCTGGGAGACCGTCCCTTCCAGTTGCTCCCTTACTGGGATGAGAGCGGCCGTGGAATCAATTTTCGCGAGGTGCTGGCAGGATTAAATGCAGTGGACTATGATGGCTGCTTCACCATCCATCAGGCGGAAGGTATTGTTACCGCCGACGATGCTCGCAATTATGCGGCTCGCTGTAAAGAGTGGGTGGAATCGCTCAACTCCTGACAGATTCAAAGATGGGAATGAAGAAAG
This window harbors:
- a CDS encoding sugar phosphate isomerase/epimerase family protein, producing the protein MKLSLSVRIAEAACKTRLNIPFAELAQMAADLGYAALCMRASVVGVQSSDAELQQVKSIVDAAGLGISMITADMNIPQNNDQSPQALQEFEPTLHVAEMLGSPLVRVCLKQESDIPHAQRACDLAAERGVQLVHQFHPACLFEELERSIEVLKQIDRPNFGVIYEAASLLMCGQPYGESAIRQIRPWLKNVYVQNLVITEDGPDHLETWCLGDRPFQLLPYWDESGRGINFREVLAGLNAVDYDGCFTIHQAEGIVTADDARNYAARCKEWVESLNS